In a single window of the Papaver somniferum cultivar HN1 chromosome 8, ASM357369v1, whole genome shotgun sequence genome:
- the LOC113306133 gene encoding SPX and EXS domain-containing protein 5-like isoform X1 — translation MFGGPLPISINSPHLRRSGSRPVFSEIGSSEGPVDEALLAQVESNDMKTGNMQIHAPAIMPSPIFLWRFKVLLFLLWGIICCKFSWDSVMRMSADLRDLFLYEAFLYFNPLLLVTLMVWLWGVNLWVFAQSNVIYSRIFDLDQNHLTHRELWKCATWMTIIVPTSMTTYLYLYSHGEVSLAASQPVLLYAAVAMVLVFPFDIFYLSSRYYLLRTLWRIVLPLQAITFPDFFLADILTSMAKVFSDLERSVCRMVHRQVATIAWFEADSVCGSHSIAIPLALVLPYLCRFFQCLRQYKDTREKTSLLNALKYSTAIPVIFLSALKYHVSPDQWTAIYHPLWLLSSVINSLYSFYWDITRDWDLSVPSRIFKFRNPSILSNLLHGQQWVYYWAVGSNLILRCTWTYKLSAHLRHNYITVLTFTTLEMLRRFQWIFFRVENESNKISHKQGVQFPLNDTPKEEERLLSSNGHDV, via the exons ATGTTTGGAGGTCCTTTGCCGATCTCCATTAATAGTCCTCATCTACGACGTTCGGGCAGTAGACCTGTTTTCTCCGAAATTG GTTCGAGTGAGGGCCCTGTTGATGAGGCTCTTTTGGCTCAAGTGGAATCAAACGATATGAAGACTGGAAATATGCAAATCCATGCTCCTGCAATTATGCCATCCCCCATTTTCCTTTGGAGATTCAAG GTGTTGCTGTTTCTTCTTTGGGGTATTATCTGTTGCAAG TTTAGTTGGGACTCCGTCATGAGAATGAGCGCAGACTTGCGGGATTTGTTTTTGTACGAGGCTTTCTTGTATTTTAATCCTCTTCTCCTCGTG ACTTTGATGGTTTGGCTTTGGGGAGTCAATTTGTGGGTCTTTGCTCAGTCCAATGTTATTTACTCAAGAATATTTGATCTTGACCAAAACCATCTTACTCATAGAGAATTATGGAAG TGTGCAACGTGGATGACAATCATTGTGCCGACCAGCATGACAACATACCTTTATCTTTATTCTCATGGCGAAGTATCATTGGCTGCATCCCAACCA GTGCTCCTTTATGCCGCGGTTGCAATGGTTCTCGTGTTTCcctttgatatattttatttgtcaTCTCGTTACTACTTATTAAGGACACTTTGGCGTATAGTGCTTCCCTTACAG GCAATCACATTTCCAGACTTCTTTTTAGCCGATATATTGACCTCCATGGCAAAG GTTTTCTCGGATTTGGAGCGTTCTGTTTGCAGGATGGTGCATCGACAGGTTGCTACAATTGCATGGTTTGAAGCTGATTCTGTCTGTGGTAGTCATTCCATCGCAATCCCTTTGGCGTTGGTTTTACCTTATCTTTGCCGTTTCTTTCAGTGCCTGCGGCAGTACAAGGATACCAGGGAAAAGACATCCCTTTTAAATG CTTTAAAATATTCGACGGCGATCCCTGTGATTTTTCTTTCAGCCCTGAAATACCATGTCTCACCTGATCAGTGGACGGCGATTTATCACCCCCTTTGGCTTCTCTCAAGTGTTATAAACTCCTTATATTCTTTTTACTGGGATATCACTCGAGATTGGGATTTGAG TGTCCCGTCTCGGATTTTCAAGTTCAGAAACCCAAGTATACTGTCTAACTTGTTGCATGGACAACAATGG GTATATTACTGGGCTGTAGGAAGCAACCTGATTCTTCGTTGCACGTGGACCTACAAGCTTTCTGCCCATCTTCGGCATAATTATATTACTGTGCTAACATTTACAACCTTGGAGATGTTAAGACGATTTCAATGGATCTTTTTCAGAGTAGAGAATGAATCAAacaaaataagtcacaaacaggGTGTACAATTCCCCTTGAATGACACCCCAAAGGAGGAAGAAAGACTACTAAGTTCTAATGGCCATGATGTATAA
- the LOC113306133 gene encoding SPX and EXS domain-containing protein 5-like isoform X2, whose protein sequence is MFGGPLPISINSPHLRRSGSRPVFSEIGSSEGPVDEALLAQVESNDMKTGNMQIHAPAIMPSPIFLWRFKVLLFLLWGIICCKFSWDSVMRMSADLRDLFLYEAFLYFNPLLLVTLMVWLWGVNLWVFAQSNVIYSRIFDLDQNHLTHRELWKCATWMTIIVPTSMTTYLYLYSHGEVSLAASQPVLLYAAVAMVLVFPFDIFYLSSRYYLLRTLWRIVLPLQAITFPDFFLADILTSMAKVFSDLERSVCRMVHRQCLRQYKDTREKTSLLNALKYSTAIPVIFLSALKYHVSPDQWTAIYHPLWLLSSVINSLYSFYWDITRDWDLSVPSRIFKFRNPSILSNLLHGQQWVYYWAVGSNLILRCTWTYKLSAHLRHNYITVLTFTTLEMLRRFQWIFFRVENESNKISHKQGVQFPLNDTPKEEERLLSSNGHDV, encoded by the exons ATGTTTGGAGGTCCTTTGCCGATCTCCATTAATAGTCCTCATCTACGACGTTCGGGCAGTAGACCTGTTTTCTCCGAAATTG GTTCGAGTGAGGGCCCTGTTGATGAGGCTCTTTTGGCTCAAGTGGAATCAAACGATATGAAGACTGGAAATATGCAAATCCATGCTCCTGCAATTATGCCATCCCCCATTTTCCTTTGGAGATTCAAG GTGTTGCTGTTTCTTCTTTGGGGTATTATCTGTTGCAAG TTTAGTTGGGACTCCGTCATGAGAATGAGCGCAGACTTGCGGGATTTGTTTTTGTACGAGGCTTTCTTGTATTTTAATCCTCTTCTCCTCGTG ACTTTGATGGTTTGGCTTTGGGGAGTCAATTTGTGGGTCTTTGCTCAGTCCAATGTTATTTACTCAAGAATATTTGATCTTGACCAAAACCATCTTACTCATAGAGAATTATGGAAG TGTGCAACGTGGATGACAATCATTGTGCCGACCAGCATGACAACATACCTTTATCTTTATTCTCATGGCGAAGTATCATTGGCTGCATCCCAACCA GTGCTCCTTTATGCCGCGGTTGCAATGGTTCTCGTGTTTCcctttgatatattttatttgtcaTCTCGTTACTACTTATTAAGGACACTTTGGCGTATAGTGCTTCCCTTACAG GCAATCACATTTCCAGACTTCTTTTTAGCCGATATATTGACCTCCATGGCAAAG GTTTTCTCGGATTTGGAGCGTTCTGTTTGCAGGATGGTGCATCGACAG TGCCTGCGGCAGTACAAGGATACCAGGGAAAAGACATCCCTTTTAAATG CTTTAAAATATTCGACGGCGATCCCTGTGATTTTTCTTTCAGCCCTGAAATACCATGTCTCACCTGATCAGTGGACGGCGATTTATCACCCCCTTTGGCTTCTCTCAAGTGTTATAAACTCCTTATATTCTTTTTACTGGGATATCACTCGAGATTGGGATTTGAG TGTCCCGTCTCGGATTTTCAAGTTCAGAAACCCAAGTATACTGTCTAACTTGTTGCATGGACAACAATGG GTATATTACTGGGCTGTAGGAAGCAACCTGATTCTTCGTTGCACGTGGACCTACAAGCTTTCTGCCCATCTTCGGCATAATTATATTACTGTGCTAACATTTACAACCTTGGAGATGTTAAGACGATTTCAATGGATCTTTTTCAGAGTAGAGAATGAATCAAacaaaataagtcacaaacaggGTGTACAATTCCCCTTGAATGACACCCCAAAGGAGGAAGAAAGACTACTAAGTTCTAATGGCCATGATGTATAA